A genome region from Taeniopygia guttata chromosome 18, bTaeGut7.mat, whole genome shotgun sequence includes the following:
- the LOC100219858 gene encoding myosin-1B, protein MSTDAEMAIFGEAAPYLRKSEKERIEAQNKPFDAKTSVFVVHAKESYVKSTIQSRESGKVTVKTEGGETLTVKEDQIFSMNPPKYDKIEDMAMMTHLHEPAVLYNLKERYAAWMIYTYSGLFCVTVNPYKWLPVYNPEVVLAYRGKKRQEAPPHIFSISDNAYQFMLTDRENQSILITGESGAGKTVNTKRVIQYFATIAASGDKKKEEQTSGKMQGTLEDQIISANPLLEAFGNAKTVRNDNSSRFGKFIRIHFGATGKLASADIETYLLEKSRVTFQLKAERSYHIFYQIMSNKKPELIEMLLITTNPYDYLYVSQGEITVPSINDQEELMATDSAIDILGFSADEKTAIYKLTGAVMHYGNLKFKQKQREEQAEPDGTEVADKAAYLMGLNSADLLKALCYPRVKVGNEYVTKGQTVQQVYNSVGALAKAVFEKMFLWMVVRINQQLDTKQPRQYFIGVLDIAGFEIFDFNSLEQLCINFTNEKLQQFFNHHMFVLEQEEYKKEGIEWEFIDFGMDLAACIELIEKPMGIFSILEEECMFPKATDTSFKNKLYDQHLGKSNNFQKPKPGKGKAEAHFSLVHYAGTVDYNITGWLDKNKDPLNETVVGLYQKSSLKTLALLFASAGGEAEASGGGGGGKKGGKKKGSSFQTVSALFRENLNKLMTNLRSTHPHFVRCIIPNESKTPGAMEHELVLHQLRCNGVLEGIRICRKGFPSRILYADFKQRYKVLNASAIPEGQFIDSKKASEKLLGSIDVDHTQYKFGHTKVFFKAGLLGLLEEMRDEKLAQLITRTQARCRGFLMRVEYQRMVERRESIFCIQYNVRSFMNVKHWPWMKLFFKIKPLLKSAESEKEMANMKGEFEKTKEELAKSEAKRKELEEKMASLMQEKNDLQLQVQSEADALADAEERCDQLIKTKIQLEAKIKEVTERAEDEEEINAELTAKKRKLEDECSELKKDIDDLELTLAKVEKEKHATENKVKNLTEEMAALDETIAKLTKEKKALQEAHQQTLDDLQAEEDKVNTLTKAKTKLEQQVDDLEGSLEQEKKLRMDLERAKRKLEGDLKLAQDSIMDLENDKQQLDEKLKKKDFEISQIQSKTEDEQALGMQLQKKIKELQARIEELEEEIEAERTSRAKAEKHRADLSRELEEISERLEEAGGATAAQIDMNKKREAEFQKMRRDLEEATLQHEATAAALRKKHADSTAELGEQIDNLQRVKQKLEKEKSELKMEIDDLASNMESVSKAKANLEKMCRTLEDQLSEIKSKEEEHQRMINDLNAQRARLQTESGEYSRQVEEKDALVSQLSRGKQAFTQQIEELKRHLEEEIKAKNALAHGLQSARHDCDLLREQYEEEQEAKGELQRALSKANSEVAQWRTKYETDAIQRTEELEEAKKKLAQRLQDAEEHVEAVNAKCASLEKTKQRLQNEVEDLMIDVERSNAACAALDKKQKNFDKILAEWKQKYEETQAELEASQKESRSLSTELFKMKNAYEESLDHLETMKRENKNLQQEISDLTEQIAEGGKAIHELEKVKKQVEQEKSELQASLEEAEASLEHEEGKILRLQLELNQVKSEIDRKIAEKDEEIDQMKRNHLRIVDSMQSTLDAEIRSRNEALRLKKKMEGDLNEMEIQLSHANRQAAEAQKNLRNTQAVLKDTQLHLDDAVRAQDDLKEQVAMVERRANLLQAEVEELRAALEQTERSRKLAEQELLDASERVQLLHSQNTSLINTKKKLETDIAQIQGEMEDTIQEARNAEEKAKKAITDAAMMAEELKKEQDTSAHLERMKKNLDQTVKDLQHRLEEAEQLALKGGKKQIQKLEARVRELEGEVDAEQKRSAEAVKGVRKYERRVKELTYQSEEDRKNVLRLQDLVDKLQMKVKSYKRQAEEAEELSNVNLSKFRKIQHELEEAEERADIAESQVNKLRAKSREIHKKIEEEE, encoded by the exons ATGTCTACGGACGCTGAGATGGCCATCTTTGGGGAGGCTGCTCCTTACCTCCGAAAGTCAGAGAAGGAGAGAATTGAGGCCCAGAACAAACCTTTTGATGCCAAGACATCTGTCTTTGTGGTACATGCAAAGGAGTCCTATGTGAAGAGCACAATCCAGAGCAGGGAATCAGGCAAAGTCACTGTCAAGACTGAAGGGGGAGAG ACCCTGACCGTGAAGGAAGATCAAATCTTCTCCATGAACCCTCCCAAGTATGACAAAATTGAGGACATGGCCATGATGACCCACCTCCACGAACCCGCCGTGCTGTACAACCTCAAAGAGCGTTACGCAGCCTGGATGATCTAC ACCTACTCGGGTCTCTTCTGCGTCACTGTCAACCCCTACAAGTGGCTGCCGGTGTACAACCCCGAGGTGGTGTTGGCCTACCGAGGCAAGAAGCGCCAGGAGGCCCCTCCACACATCTTCTCCATCTCTGACAACGCCTATCAGTTCATGCTGACTG ATCGGGAGAACCAGTCCATCCTGATCAC CGGAGAATCCGGGGCCGGGAAGACTGTGAACACCAAGCGTGTCATCCAGTACTTTGCAACAATTGCAGCCAGTggggacaagaagaaggaggagcagACCTCAGGCAAAATGCAG GGGACACTTGAGGATCAAATCATCAGTGCCAACCCACTGCTGGAGGCCTTTGGAAATGCCAAGACCGTGAGGAATGACAACTCCTCACGCTTT gGTAAATTCATCAGAATCCATTTTGGTGCCACAGGCAAACTGGCTTCTGCTGACATTGAAACAT ATCTGCTGGAGAAGTCCAGAGTCACTTTCCAGCTCAAGGCGGAAAGGAGCTACCACATCTTTTATCAGATCATGTCCAACAAGAAGCCAGAGCTAATTG AGATGTTACTGATCACCACCAACCCCTATGACTATCTGTATGTGAGTCAGGGTGAGATCACAGTTCCCAGCATTAACGACCAGGAGGAGCTGATGGCCACCGAT AGTGCCATTGACATCCTGGGCTTCAGTGCTGATGAGAAAACAGCCATCTACAAGCTGACAGGGGCTGTCATGCACTATGGGAACCTGAAGTTCAAGCAGAAACAACgagaggagcaggcagagcctgaTGGCACCGAAG TTGCTGACAAGGCTGCCTATCTGATGGGTCTGAACTCAGCAGACCTGCTCAAGGCCCTCTGCTACCCCCGCGTCAAGGTGGGGAATGAATACGTGACCAAAGGTCAAACTGTGCAGCAG GTGTACAATTCAGTGGGTGCCCTGGCAAAGGCAGTGTTTGAGAAGATGTTCCTGTGGATGGTTGTTCGCATCAACCAACAGCTGGACACGAAGCAGCCCAGGCAGTACTTCATTGGTGTCCTGGACATTGCTGGCTTTGAGATCTTTGAT TTCAACAGCCTGGAGCAGTTGTGCATCAACTTTACCAATGAGAAACTACAACAGTTCTTCAACCACCACATGTtcgtgctggagcaggaggagtaCAAGAAGGAGGGAATTGAATGGGAATTCATTGATTTTGGCATGGACCTGGCTGCCTGCATTGAGCTCATTGAGAag CCCATGGGCATCTTCTCCATCCTGGAAGAGGAGTGCATGTTCCCCAAGGCAACTGACACCTCTTTCAAGAACAAGCTCTATGACCAGCACCTGGGCAAGTCCAACAACTTCCAGAAGCCCAAACCTGGTAAAGGCAAGGCCGAGGCTCACTTCTCCCTGGTGCACTATGCTGGCACAGTGGACTACAACATCACTGGGTGGCTGGACAAGAACAAGGACCCTCTGAATGAAACTGTTGTGGGGCTGTATCAGAAGTCATCCCTGAAGACCCTGGCTTTACTCTTTGCCTCTGCAGGAGGAGAGGCAG AGGCTAGCGGTGGTGGTGGAGGTGGTAAGAAGGGAGGCAAGAAGAAGGGTTCTTCTTTCCAGACTGTCTCAGCTCTTTTCAGG GAGAATCTCAACAAGCTGATGACCAACCTGCGCAGCACTCACCCACATTTTGTGCGTTGTATCATCCCCAATGAGTCTAAAACACCTG GTGCCATGGAGCACGAGCTGGTGCTGCACCAGCTGCGCTGTAACGGCGTGCTGGAAGGGATCAGGATTTGCAGGAAAGGGTTCCCCAGCAGAATCCTCTATGCTGACTTCAAACAGAG ATACAAGGTGCTTAATGCCAGTGCCATCCCTGAGGGACAGTTCATCGATAGCAAGAAGGCTTCTGAGAAGCTTCTTGGATCAATCGATGTGGACCACACCCAGTACAAATTTGGACACACCAAG GTGTTCTTCaaagctgggctgctgggacTCCTGGAGGAGATGAGGGATGAGAAGCTGGCACAGCTCATCACCCGCACCCAGGCCAGGTGCAGAGGCTTCCTGATGAGGGTGGAGTACCAGAGAATGGTGGAGCGGAG GGAATCCATCTTCTGCATCCAGTACAATGTTCGCTCATTCATGAATGTCAAACACTGGCCATGGATGAAGCTGTTCTTCAAGATCAAGCCCCTGCTGAAGAGTGCAGAGTCTGAGAAGGAGATGGCCAACATGAAGGGGGAGTTTGAGAAAACCAAGGAGGAGCTTGCAAAGTCTGAGGCAAAGCGGAAGGAGCTTGAGGAGAAAATGGCATCTCTAATGCAGGAGAAAAATGACCTGCAGCTCCAAGTGCAGTCT GAAGCTGATGCATTGGCTGATGCTGAGGAAAGGTGTGACCAACtcataaaaaccaaaatccagCTGGAAGCCAAAATTAAGGAGGTGACTGAAAGGGCTGAGGATGAAGAGGAAATTAATGCTGAGCTGACAGCCAAGAAGAGGAAGCTGGAGGATGAATGTTCAGAGCTGAAGAAAGATATTGATGACCTTGAGCTAACACTGGCCAAggtggagaaagaaaaacatgccACTGAAAACAAG GTGAAAAACCTGACTGAGGAGATGGCAGCCTTGGACGAGACCATTGCCAAGCtgacaaaagagaagaaagcccTCCAAGAGGCCCATCAGCAGACCCTGGACGACCTGCAGGCAGAGGAAGACAAAGTCAATACTCTGACCAAAGCCAAGACCAAGCTTGAACAGCAAGTGGATGAT CTGGAAGGGTCCCTGGAGCAAGAGAAGAAACTGCGCATGGACCTGGAGAGAGCTAAGAGGAAACTGGAAGGAGACCTGAAGCTGGCCCAGGACAGCATCATGGATTTGGAGAATGATAAGCAGCAGCTGGATGAGAAACTGAAGAA GAAAGACTTTGAAATCAGCCAGATCCAAAGTAAAACTGAGGATGAACAAGCCCTGGGCATGCAACTTCAGAAGAAGATCAAGGAGCTGCAG GCCCGTattgaggagctggaggaggaaattGAGGCAGAGCGAACCTCTCGCGCTAAAGCAGAGAAGCATCGCGCTGACCTGtccagggagctggaggagatcaGCGAGCGCCTGGAAGAAGCAGGAggggccacagcagctcagatTGATATGAACAAGAAGCGTGAGGCAGAATTCCAGAAGATGCGCCGTGACCTGGAAGAGGCCACGCTGCAGCACGAAGCCACGGCTGCCGCCCTGCGCAAGAAGCACGCggacagcacagctgagctgggcgAGCAGATTGACAACCTGCAACGCGTGAAgcagaagctggagaaggagaagagtgaGCTGAAGATGGAGATTGATGACTTGGCCAGCAACATGGAGTCTGTCTCCAAAGCCAAG GCCAACCTGGAGAAGATGTGCCGCACACTGGAAGATCAGCTGAGTGAGATTAAGAGCAAGGAAGAAGAGCATCAGCGCATGATCAATGACCTGAATGCTCAAAGAGCTCGTCTGCAGACAGAGTCAG gTGAATATTCACGTCAGGTAGAAGAGAAGGATGCTTTGGTTTCTCAGCTGTCAAGGGGCAAACAAGCTTTCACCCAACAGATTGAGGAACTCAAGAGGCATTTAGAGGAAGAGATAAAG gccAAGAACGCCCTGGCCCATGGCCTTCAGTCCGCTCGCCATGACTGTGACTTGCTCCGGGAACAATatgaggaggagcaggaggccaAGGGGGAGCTGCAGCGAGCCCTGTCCAAGGCCAACAGCGAAGTGGCCCAGTGGAGAACCAAATACGAGACGGACGCGATTCAGCGCACGGAGGAGCTCGAGGAGGCCAA AAAGAAACTGGCCCAGCGCCTGCAGGATGCAGAGGAACATGTTGAGGCTGTCAATGCCAAATGTGCCTCCCTAGAAAAGACaaagcagaggctgcagaaTGAAGTGGAGGACCTCATGATTGATGTGGAGAGATccaatgctgcctgtgctgctctggatAAGAAGCAGAAGAACTTTGACAAG ATCCTGGCAGAAtggaagcagaagtatgaggaaacgcaggctgagctggaggcCTCGCAGAAGGAGTCGCGCTCTCTCAGCACGGAGCTGTTCAAGATGAAGAATGCCTATGAGGAGTCCTTGGACCACCTGGAAACAATGAAGCGGGAGAACAAGAACTTGCAGC AGGAGATTTCCGACCTCACGGAGCAGATTGCGGAGGGAGGAAAGGCGATTCATGAGCTGGAGAAAGTCAAGAAGCAGGTTGAGCAGGAGAAATCTGAACTGCAAGCCTCCCTGGAAGAAGCTGAG GCCTCCCTGGAACATGAGGAGGGGAAGATCCTGCGCCTGCAGCTTGAGCTCAACCAAGTGAAGTCTGAGATTGACAGGAAGATAGCAGAGAAAGATGAAGAGATTGATCAGATGAAGAGGAACCATCTCAGAATTGTGGACTCCATGCAGAGCACCCTGGATGCAGAGATCAGGAGCAGGAACGAAGCCCTGAGGCTGAAGAAGAAGATGGAGGGAGACCTGAATGAAATGGAGATTCAACTGAGCCATGCCAACCgccaggctgcagaggcacagaAGAACCTGAGGAATACTCAGGCAGTGCTCAAG GACACTCAGCTGCATTTGGATGATGCTGTCAGGGCACAGGATGACCTGAAGGAGCAGGTGGCCATGGTGGAGCGCAGGGCAAACCTGCTGCAGGCTGAAGTTGAGGAGCTCcgggcagccctggagcagaCGGAGAGGTCAAGGAAATTGGCTGAGCAGGAGCTTCTGGATGCCAGTGAGCGTGTGCAGCTCCTCCATAGCCAG AACACCAGCCTTATCAACACCAAGAAGAAGCTGGAAACAGACATTGCCCAGATCCAGGGTGAAATGGAGGATACCATCCAGGAAGCCCGCAATGCTGAGGagaaggccaagaaggccatCACTGAT GCGGCCATGATGGCAGAAGAgctgaagaaggagcaggaCACCAGTGCCCACCTGGAGAGGATGAAGAAGAACCTGGACCAGACGGTGAAGGACCTGCAGCACCGTCTGGAAGAGGCCGAGCAGTTGGCACTGAAGGGAGGGAAGAAGCAGATCCAGAAGCTGGAGGCCAGG GTGCGGGAGCTGGAAGGGGAGGTTGATGCTGAGCAGAAGCGCAGCGCTGAAGCCGTGAAGGGCGTGCGCAAGTACGAGCGGAGGGTGAAGGAACTCACCTACCAG TCTGAGGAAGACAGGAAGAATGTCCTCAGGCTGCAGGATCTGGTGGACAAGCTGCAAATGAAAGTGAAATCCTACAAGAGACAAGCTGAGGAGGCT GAGGAGCTGTCCAATGTCAACCTCTCCAAGTTCCGCAAGATCCAGCACGAGCTGGAGGAAGCCGAGGAGCGGGCTGACATTGCAGAGTCACAGGTCAACAAGCTCCGAGCCAAGAGCCGGGAGATTCACAAGAAGATAGAAGAAGAGGAATGA